From one Methylothermaceae bacteria B42 genomic stretch:
- a CDS encoding hydroxyacid dehydrogenase: MKVLVYSTHSYDQEYLEAANQGKHELKYTPAALDIDTAALAWGIPAVCCFVEDKLDAEVLKRLAGGGTRLVALRCTGFNNVDLEAAQSLGLTVMRVSRYSPYAVAEFAVGLILALNRKIHRAYNRIREGNFLLDGLLGFDLHGKTIGIVGTGKIGTVLAGIMQGFGCTLLGYDKYPNQTCIDLGMHYVELNDLLAQSDIVSLHAPLTPQTHHLIHDKTITHMKSGAMLINTSRGGLVDTEALIEALKAGQIGAVGLDVYEEEGHMYYRDLSDQVIADDVFARLLTFPNVIVTGHQAFFTREALTTIARTTIENISDFAAGRSNDNELKPEHVISTATKNGNKKTLST; encoded by the coding sequence ATGAAGGTTCTAGTCTACAGCACCCACTCTTACGATCAGGAATACCTGGAGGCCGCCAACCAGGGCAAACACGAACTCAAATACACTCCGGCCGCATTGGATATAGACACCGCCGCACTGGCCTGGGGAATTCCAGCGGTTTGCTGTTTCGTCGAAGACAAACTGGATGCCGAGGTCCTGAAAAGACTTGCCGGTGGGGGGACTCGGCTGGTCGCTTTACGCTGTACCGGTTTTAACAACGTCGATCTCGAGGCGGCGCAATCATTGGGCCTCACCGTGATGCGGGTCAGCCGGTATTCCCCCTATGCCGTGGCCGAGTTCGCGGTGGGTCTGATCCTGGCCTTGAACCGCAAGATCCACCGGGCCTACAATCGGATCCGCGAGGGAAACTTCCTGCTGGATGGACTGCTTGGTTTCGATCTCCACGGCAAGACCATCGGCATTGTCGGTACCGGCAAGATCGGTACCGTCCTGGCCGGGATCATGCAAGGTTTTGGCTGTACACTCCTGGGATACGACAAGTACCCGAATCAGACGTGCATCGACCTGGGCATGCACTATGTTGAACTGAACGACCTGCTGGCCCAGTCGGACATCGTCAGCTTGCATGCGCCCCTGACACCCCAGACCCATCATTTGATCCACGACAAGACCATTACCCACATGAAATCAGGTGCCATGCTGATCAATACCAGCCGGGGCGGCCTGGTGGACACCGAGGCGCTGATAGAGGCCCTCAAGGCAGGACAAATCGGCGCCGTGGGACTGGATGTCTATGAGGAGGAAGGCCATATGTATTATCGTGATCTCTCCGACCAGGTCATTGCCGATGATGTCTTCGCGAGGCTGCTCACCTTTCCCAATGTGATCGTGACCGGTCATCAGGCCTTCTTCACCCGGGAAGCTCTGACGACGATCGCTAGGACCACCATTGAAAACATCAGTGACTTTGCCGCCGGTCGTAGCAACGACAACGAATTGAAGCCAGAGCATGTCATTAGTACCGCCACTAAGAATGGAAATAAAAAGACTCTATCCACTTAG
- a CDS encoding phosphoenolpyruvate synthase (catalyzes the formation of phosphoenolpyruvate from pyruvate), whose protein sequence is MSKYIKWFKEIGIDDIAEVGGKNASLGEMYQNLTAEGVRVPNGFAVTAAAYRYVLDFNDAWRQLHEVLDGLNPEDVRDLQARGAKAREIIYGCKLPEDLKTEILAQYAKLKQEYGNDLSLAVRSSATAEDSPEASFAGQNDTYLNIRGEQALLDAYQRCLASNFTDRSIHYKYDNHFDFFKVYLCVVVMKMVRSDQGASGVMFSLDTETGFRDVVFINAALGLGENVVQGSIDPDSFYVHKPTFEKGFRAVLKRRLGKKEKKMIFTDTLNTDNIAVEYTRNIETTPAERGRFSITDDDVMVLADYAIKVENHYSRLAGFHKPMDMEWAKDGIDGLLYMVQARPETVASQKKDNILRIYHLKERSKILVQGRAVGTKIGAGKARIIHDVKHLCDFRAGEVLVADTTTPDWEPVMKTAAAIVTNRGGRTCHAAIVSRELGIPAVVGADNATTTLKTGQEITVSCAEGEIGNIYEGILDFQIEEIDLGQLAHPRTEIMMNLGNPDQAFSLASLPVDGIGLARMEFIINEYIKAHPMALKHPEKVGERTREALAALSQAYVDAVDFFVKTLSEGVATIAAAVYPKPCVVRMSDFKTNEYASLLGGRCFEPEEDNPMIGFRGAARYTHPDYEEGFALECAAMKRAREIIGMDNIILMIPFCRRVPEGKKVINAMARYGLPKGENGLKIYVMCEIPNNVAMIDEFSELFDGFSIGSNDLTQLTLGVDRDSEILAFDYDERDPGVLRMIKWAVEGCQRNRRHSGICGQAPSDFPEVAEYLVKLGIDSLSLNPDSVLSTIRNVLRIEKQMTKNKGESS, encoded by the coding sequence ATGTCCAAATATATCAAGTGGTTCAAAGAGATCGGTATCGATGACATTGCCGAAGTGGGTGGCAAGAATGCCAGCCTTGGAGAGATGTACCAGAATCTGACGGCCGAAGGTGTGCGGGTCCCCAACGGCTTTGCCGTGACGGCCGCGGCCTACCGCTATGTTCTGGATTTCAACGATGCCTGGCGCCAATTGCACGAGGTACTCGACGGGCTGAATCCCGAAGATGTCAGGGACCTTCAAGCTCGGGGTGCCAAGGCACGGGAAATCATCTATGGGTGCAAACTGCCGGAGGATCTGAAGACGGAGATCCTGGCTCAGTATGCCAAGCTCAAGCAGGAATATGGCAATGACCTCTCCCTGGCGGTGCGTTCCTCGGCGACGGCAGAGGATTCTCCCGAGGCTTCATTCGCCGGACAGAACGACACTTATCTCAACATCCGGGGCGAGCAGGCCTTGCTGGATGCCTATCAGCGTTGCCTGGCCTCCAATTTCACCGACCGTTCCATCCATTACAAGTACGACAACCATTTCGATTTTTTCAAGGTCTATCTTTGTGTTGTCGTCATGAAGATGGTACGTAGCGATCAGGGAGCCAGCGGCGTGATGTTTTCCCTGGACACCGAGACCGGATTCAGGGACGTGGTCTTCATCAATGCGGCGTTGGGGCTTGGTGAGAACGTGGTCCAGGGGAGCATCGACCCCGACAGCTTCTATGTCCACAAACCCACCTTCGAAAAAGGCTTTCGCGCGGTGCTCAAGCGCCGACTGGGCAAGAAAGAGAAGAAGATGATTTTCACCGACACCCTTAACACCGACAACATCGCCGTGGAGTACACGCGCAATATTGAGACCACCCCTGCCGAACGCGGCCGCTTTTCCATCACCGATGACGACGTCATGGTGCTGGCAGACTATGCCATCAAAGTGGAGAACCACTACTCTCGACTGGCAGGATTTCACAAGCCCATGGACATGGAGTGGGCCAAAGATGGTATCGATGGGCTGCTTTACATGGTACAGGCCCGTCCAGAGACGGTGGCATCACAAAAGAAAGATAATATACTCCGAATCTACCACCTCAAGGAACGATCCAAGATCCTTGTCCAAGGCCGGGCAGTGGGCACCAAAATCGGTGCCGGCAAGGCCCGTATTATCCACGATGTCAAGCATTTATGTGACTTCCGAGCCGGTGAGGTGCTGGTAGCCGATACCACCACGCCGGATTGGGAACCTGTCATGAAAACCGCCGCAGCAATCGTAACCAACCGCGGGGGACGTACCTGCCATGCGGCCATCGTCTCCCGGGAGTTGGGCATCCCCGCGGTGGTGGGCGCGGACAATGCGACGACCACTCTGAAGACCGGTCAGGAGATTACCGTGAGCTGTGCTGAGGGGGAAATAGGCAACATCTATGAAGGGATTCTTGATTTCCAGATCGAGGAAATCGATCTCGGTCAGCTGGCACATCCCAGGACCGAGATCATGATGAATCTGGGTAATCCAGATCAGGCATTCAGTCTGGCTTCTCTGCCCGTTGACGGGATTGGCTTGGCACGCATGGAATTCATTATCAATGAATACATCAAAGCCCATCCGATGGCCCTCAAACACCCGGAGAAGGTGGGCGAACGAACGCGCGAGGCACTTGCTGCCCTTAGCCAAGCTTACGTCGATGCAGTTGATTTTTTTGTCAAGACGCTTTCAGAAGGGGTCGCCACCATCGCGGCAGCGGTCTACCCCAAACCCTGTGTGGTACGCATGAGTGATTTCAAGACCAACGAGTATGCCTCTCTGCTTGGCGGCAGATGCTTTGAACCGGAAGAAGACAATCCGATGATCGGTTTTCGCGGAGCTGCCCGCTATACTCACCCCGATTACGAAGAAGGCTTTGCGCTAGAGTGCGCCGCCATGAAACGGGCCAGGGAAATAATCGGAATGGACAATATCATACTGATGATCCCTTTTTGCCGGCGTGTACCGGAAGGGAAAAAGGTCATCAACGCCATGGCCCGTTATGGATTGCCAAAGGGAGAAAATGGGTTGAAGATCTATGTCATGTGTGAAATTCCAAACAATGTAGCCATGATTGACGAATTCAGCGAATTATTCGATGGTTTCAGTATCGGTTCCAATGACTTGACCCAGCTCACCCTAGGCGTTGATCGGGACAGCGAGATTCTGGCCTTCGACTACGACGAGCGAGATCCTGGTGTATTGAGGATGATCAAGTGGGCCGTGGAGGGGTGCCAGCGCAACCGGCGCCACAGCGGAATCTGTGGACAGGCGCCTTCCGACTTTCCGGAGGTGGCGGAATATCTGGTCAAGCTGGGTATTGATTCCTTGAGCTTGAATCCAGATTCCGTACTTTCAACAATCCGAAACGTTCTCAGGATTGAAAAACAAATGACGAAAAATAAAGGAGAGTCTTCATGA
- a CDS encoding metal-transporting ATPase, which produces MIDKPADPASTSTPTGLTSREASERLKQYGPNALQEKKVSPLLKFLGYFWGPIPWMIEIAAFLSALAQRWDDFWIIMALLVFNAGVGFWQEFTAGNAVEALKKQLALKARVLRDGHWQEIDAKLLVPGDVIRIRLGDVVPADVKLIEGDYLSVDQSALTGESLPVTKRSGDEAYSGTVVKQGEVVAQVIATGQHTRFGKTAGLVEQAKTVSHFQKAVLTIGDYLIYVSLALVAVLILVQLHRHAPWLDLVQFALILTVASIPVAMPAVLSMTMAVGAMALSRRKAIVTRLESIEEMASMDVLCSDKTGTLTQNRLTLGNIELFAATDDQEVLVAAALASREEDRDAIDEAILQGLKDRTLLKQYTQLKFVPFDPVRKRTEATVRDASGQTFLVTKGAPQVIMELADLNWSDQQSAQKVVDFFAKQGYRALGVARKNEGDKSWTFLGILSLFDPPREDSADTIVRAREYGVNIKMVTGDNLAIAKQIASKLGLGTNILRADVLESKGNDRQAMLAIDEQVERADGFAEVFPEHKFAIVRILQSRNHITGMTGDGVNDAPALKQADVGIAVSGATDAARAAADLVLTSPGLSVIIRAIEEARRIFERMNSYAIYRISETIRIMFFVVLAMVFFNFYPITAIMIILLAFFNDVPIMTIAYDHTSLEQQPVRWNMHQVITVATSMGIVGIIGSFGMLLLAMDWLHLGVAQVQTYVFLKMAVAGHLVLFVARTKGHFWKRPWPAPIMVWSAIVTKVAATILAAYGFGLITPISWPEIALIWGYSIASAFVTDVVKVQVYRHLNHQAPRHRHFLNQIKRHLLHPH; this is translated from the coding sequence ATGATTGACAAACCTGCCGATCCCGCTTCAACTTCTACGCCGACCGGCCTGACATCGAGGGAAGCCTCCGAACGCTTGAAGCAATACGGTCCTAATGCCTTGCAGGAAAAGAAGGTCTCTCCCCTGCTGAAATTTCTGGGCTATTTTTGGGGTCCCATACCCTGGATGATTGAAATCGCTGCTTTTCTTTCGGCCTTGGCGCAGCGCTGGGATGATTTTTGGATCATCATGGCGCTTTTAGTCTTCAACGCCGGCGTCGGGTTTTGGCAGGAGTTCACCGCCGGCAATGCCGTCGAGGCTTTAAAGAAACAGCTGGCACTCAAAGCCAGGGTATTACGTGATGGCCACTGGCAAGAGATAGATGCCAAACTGTTGGTGCCGGGAGATGTTATTCGCATTCGGCTGGGCGATGTGGTGCCGGCTGACGTCAAACTGATTGAGGGTGACTATCTCAGCGTGGATCAGTCCGCCTTGACTGGGGAATCCCTGCCAGTGACTAAGCGTAGCGGGGATGAGGCTTATTCAGGGACGGTGGTCAAACAGGGAGAGGTAGTGGCTCAGGTGATCGCCACCGGTCAGCACACCCGCTTTGGCAAAACGGCAGGGTTGGTCGAACAAGCCAAGACCGTCTCCCATTTCCAGAAGGCCGTACTGACCATCGGGGACTATCTGATCTACGTCAGCCTGGCATTGGTCGCGGTACTTATATTGGTGCAACTACATCGTCATGCCCCCTGGCTTGACCTGGTGCAGTTCGCCTTAATCCTGACCGTGGCCTCCATTCCAGTGGCTATGCCGGCAGTATTATCCATGACCATGGCGGTGGGTGCCATGGCCCTGTCCCGGCGCAAGGCCATTGTCACCCGCCTGGAATCCATTGAGGAAATGGCCAGTATGGATGTGCTGTGCTCGGACAAAACAGGAACCCTTACTCAGAATCGCTTGACATTGGGTAATATAGAACTTTTTGCCGCTACCGATGACCAGGAGGTATTGGTGGCGGCCGCACTGGCCTCCCGCGAGGAAGACCGGGATGCCATTGACGAGGCGATTTTGCAAGGTCTCAAAGACCGAACTTTACTCAAACAGTACACGCAACTGAAGTTTGTGCCCTTCGATCCCGTGCGAAAACGCACCGAGGCAACTGTACGTGATGCTTCCGGCCAGACTTTCTTGGTCACCAAAGGCGCTCCTCAAGTAATCATGGAGTTGGCCGACCTGAATTGGTCGGATCAGCAGAGCGCTCAAAAGGTGGTGGATTTCTTTGCCAAACAGGGCTATCGGGCCTTGGGCGTGGCCCGCAAGAACGAAGGGGATAAGTCATGGACCTTTTTGGGGATCCTGTCTCTGTTCGATCCGCCCAGGGAGGATTCGGCAGACACCATTGTGCGTGCCCGGGAGTATGGGGTGAACATCAAGATGGTTACCGGTGACAACCTGGCTATCGCCAAGCAAATTGCCAGCAAGCTAGGGTTGGGTACAAATATACTGCGGGCAGATGTGCTGGAAAGCAAAGGGAATGACCGGCAAGCAATGCTGGCGATCGATGAGCAGGTGGAACGGGCCGATGGTTTTGCCGAGGTCTTTCCCGAGCACAAGTTTGCGATCGTCAGGATTCTCCAGTCGCGCAATCATATCACCGGTATGACCGGCGATGGCGTGAACGATGCCCCGGCACTGAAGCAGGCCGATGTGGGCATTGCCGTGAGCGGGGCCACCGATGCGGCCCGGGCCGCTGCGGACCTGGTGCTGACCTCTCCCGGCCTGTCGGTCATCATCCGCGCGATCGAGGAAGCACGGCGCATTTTTGAACGCATGAACAGTTACGCCATCTACCGGATCAGCGAGACGATCCGCATCATGTTTTTCGTGGTACTGGCGATGGTATTCTTCAATTTTTACCCTATCACCGCGATCATGATTATCCTTTTGGCCTTCTTCAACGACGTGCCCATCATGACCATCGCCTACGATCACACCAGTCTGGAGCAGCAACCGGTGCGTTGGAACATGCACCAGGTGATCACCGTCGCCACCTCGATGGGGATCGTTGGCATCATCGGCAGTTTTGGTATGTTGCTGCTAGCCATGGACTGGCTGCACCTAGGCGTGGCCCAAGTACAGACCTATGTCTTTTTGAAGATGGCAGTTGCCGGTCACTTGGTGTTGTTCGTGGCCCGCACCAAGGGACACTTCTGGAAACGGCCCTGGCCGGCACCAATCATGGTGTGGTCAGCTATCGTCACCAAGGTGGCGGCAACGATCCTGGCAGCCTACGGATTTGGTCTGATCACCCCAATCAGCTGGCCGGAAATTGCCTTGATATGGGGTTACTCGATTGCTTCCGCCTTTGTCACCGATGTGGTCAAGGTTCAGGTGTATCGCCACCTGAATCACCAAGCTCCCCGACATCGACATTTTCTCAACCAAATCAAAAGGCATTTGCTTCATCCACACTAA
- a CDS encoding glyceraldehyde-3-phosphate dehydrogenase yields the protein MKRIAINGLGRIGRLVVRHYMEAQPEGVELVAANDLVPTDDLAYLIKYDSVHGRTPCPVEATPDSIRLGKREIKVFAQKDPAQLPWKDLGVDVVIECTGFFTKRDLAAQHLAAGARRVLISAPSQDADLTLVVGVNDHEFNPQKHQVISNASCTTNSLVPPLKVLIDNFGIEQVLVTTIHAYTATQALVDRPARKKIRGRAAAISLIPTTTGSDVATTLVLPELQGRIRALAVRAPIPDGALTDISADLRQTVTEAQVNAAFAKAAAEGPLQGILGYTEEPLVSADIIDDPHSGIVHALSTRVVQGSMVKVQVWYDNEFGYSRRLLDAVGRLPL from the coding sequence ATGAAAAGAATCGCTATTAATGGGCTAGGGCGTATCGGGCGCCTAGTGGTGCGACACTATATGGAGGCGCAGCCTGAAGGCGTGGAATTAGTGGCTGCCAATGACTTGGTGCCCACGGATGATCTGGCCTACCTCATCAAGTACGATTCTGTCCATGGGCGTACTCCCTGCCCAGTGGAGGCCACACCGGATTCCATCCGGCTGGGGAAGCGCGAGATCAAGGTCTTCGCGCAAAAAGATCCGGCGCAACTTCCCTGGAAGGATCTGGGGGTGGACGTGGTCATCGAGTGTACCGGCTTTTTCACCAAGCGCGATCTGGCAGCCCAACACCTGGCTGCCGGAGCGCGGCGGGTTCTGATCAGCGCGCCTTCCCAGGATGCCGACCTTACCCTGGTCGTCGGTGTGAACGATCATGAATTTAACCCGCAAAAGCACCAAGTTATCTCTAACGCCTCGTGTACCACCAATTCCCTGGTACCGCCGCTCAAAGTGCTCATTGACAACTTTGGGATTGAGCAGGTGCTCGTCACGACCATCCACGCCTACACCGCCACCCAAGCTTTGGTTGACAGACCGGCCAGGAAGAAAATTCGCGGCCGTGCCGCAGCGATCTCACTCATCCCCACCACCACCGGGTCCGACGTGGCCACCACCCTGGTCCTGCCAGAACTCCAAGGGCGAATCCGGGCTCTGGCCGTGCGTGCCCCCATCCCCGATGGGGCATTGACCGACATCAGCGCCGATCTCAGGCAGACGGTGACGGAGGCGCAAGTCAACGCCGCCTTTGCCAAAGCCGCCGCTGAAGGGCCGTTGCAGGGCATCCTTGGTTATACGGAGGAACCATTGGTTTCCGCCGACATTATTGATGACCCCCACTCCGGGATCGTCCACGCTCTTTCAACCCGCGTGGTGCAAGGCAGCATGGTCAAGGTGCAGGTCTGGTACGATAACGAATTCGGCTATTCGCGGCGCTTGTTGGATGCCGTCGGGCGCCTGCCCCTATAA
- a CDS encoding glycogen debranching enzyme — protein MKKLHEYLSAVSESGRVRAGTPLPLGAQIHGNGVNFALFARHATAVRLELYDQPDDGIPSLAVDLNPLHHRTGDIWHVWIGGISLGQCYGYRVDGPYQPMSGLRFNRHKLLLDPYAKAITRKDDWEFDDALGYNPDSPVLDLSFSEQDNAALMPKCVCIPEYFDWGQDSPPRHPWSKTLIYETHVRGLTIHPSSGVQHPGTYRGLIEKLPFLQALGITAVELMPVQEFNQNELKRCNPLTGERLKNYWGYNPVAFSAPKASYASAGGQGHQLLEFKEMVKACHRAGIEVILDVVFNHTAEGNELGPTLSWRGIDNPVYYLLEDNKRRYLDFSGTGNSIYANHPVVRDMILDSLRYWVLELHVDGFRFDLASVLARDRWGNLLPDPPLLERIAEDPILRQVKLIAEAWDAAGAYQVGQFSERRWAEWNGRYRDEVRRFWRGDDGMLGLFASRICGSSDLYQHSGKGPEASINYITCHDGFTLNDLVSYAYKHNEANGEANHDGMDENFSANYGVEGPTDDPVIEQLRQRQIKNFLLTLFISRGVPMLLGGDEFRRSQRGNNNAYCQDNEISWYDWRLLNRHRQIHRFTQGMIALRKAHPVLSKEAFYHSQDILWFNPKGKPPDWWDPRAKQLGCLIYGEGEGDLCLLFNAGDTEVSFTLPPPPTGRWRRVADTALLPPADISASGKAVHISPQDCYCVLDHSSVILLAL, from the coding sequence ACGGCAACGGTGTAAATTTCGCCCTCTTTGCCCGCCATGCCACCGCTGTGCGGCTGGAATTGTATGATCAGCCAGATGATGGCATCCCTTCCCTGGCCGTGGATCTCAATCCGCTGCATCACCGCACTGGCGATATCTGGCACGTTTGGATTGGCGGCATCTCTTTGGGCCAATGCTATGGCTATCGGGTAGATGGCCCTTACCAGCCGATGTCGGGCTTGCGTTTCAACCGCCATAAATTGCTGCTCGACCCTTATGCAAAAGCGATCACCCGCAAAGACGACTGGGAGTTTGATGATGCCTTGGGTTATAACCCTGACTCGCCAGTGCTGGATCTTTCCTTCTCGGAGCAGGACAATGCCGCTCTCATGCCGAAATGTGTTTGTATCCCGGAATATTTTGACTGGGGCCAGGATAGTCCTCCGCGCCACCCTTGGTCTAAGACCCTAATCTACGAAACCCATGTGCGGGGATTGACCATTCATCCCAGCTCAGGAGTTCAGCATCCTGGCACCTACCGGGGGTTGATTGAAAAACTGCCCTTTTTGCAGGCATTGGGGATTACAGCGGTTGAACTGATGCCGGTGCAAGAATTTAATCAGAACGAACTTAAGCGTTGCAATCCCCTCACTGGTGAAAGATTGAAAAATTATTGGGGCTATAACCCCGTGGCGTTTTCCGCTCCCAAGGCGTCCTATGCCAGTGCTGGAGGACAGGGTCATCAGTTGTTGGAATTCAAGGAGATGGTCAAGGCTTGCCATCGGGCCGGCATCGAGGTGATCCTGGATGTGGTGTTCAATCATACGGCCGAAGGCAACGAGTTGGGGCCGACTTTGTCCTGGCGGGGTATCGATAATCCAGTCTATTACCTACTGGAAGACAACAAACGCCGGTACCTCGATTTTTCCGGTACTGGGAATAGTATCTATGCCAATCATCCGGTAGTGCGGGACATGATTCTCGATAGCTTGCGTTACTGGGTGCTGGAATTGCATGTCGATGGTTTCCGTTTTGATTTGGCGTCGGTGCTGGCCCGGGACCGATGGGGCAACCTGTTACCAGACCCGCCTCTGCTGGAACGGATCGCCGAAGATCCTATCCTGCGTCAGGTCAAGCTGATTGCCGAAGCTTGGGATGCCGCCGGGGCCTATCAGGTGGGGCAATTTTCCGAACGGCGCTGGGCTGAATGGAATGGCCGGTACCGGGATGAGGTGCGCAGATTCTGGCGCGGTGACGATGGCATGCTTGGCCTATTCGCTTCCCGCATTTGCGGCAGTTCCGATCTCTATCAGCACTCCGGCAAGGGACCGGAGGCCAGCATTAATTACATCACCTGCCATGACGGTTTCACCCTCAACGATTTGGTCAGTTACGCCTACAAGCACAATGAGGCCAACGGCGAGGCCAACCATGACGGCATGGACGAGAATTTCAGCGCCAATTACGGCGTTGAGGGCCCGACCGATGACCCCGTCATCGAACAGCTACGCCAGCGCCAGATCAAAAATTTCCTGCTGACATTGTTTATTTCCCGCGGGGTTCCCATGCTTTTAGGGGGGGACGAATTCCGTCGCAGTCAAAGAGGCAACAACAATGCCTATTGCCAGGATAACGAAATCAGTTGGTACGATTGGCGCTTGCTTAACCGTCACCGGCAAATCCACCGTTTTACCCAGGGTATGATTGCGCTGCGTAAAGCCCATCCGGTATTGTCCAAAGAGGCGTTTTACCACAGTCAGGATATCCTCTGGTTCAACCCCAAGGGAAAGCCCCCCGACTGGTGGGATCCCCGGGCGAAGCAGTTGGGGTGTCTTATTTACGGCGAAGGGGAAGGGGATCTGTGTCTGCTCTTCAATGCTGGCGATACCGAGGTCAGTTTCACGTTGCCGCCGCCTCCCACAGGGCGCTGGCGTCGGGTTGCGGATACCGCGCTTCTCCCACCCGCCGATATCAGCGCATCGGGTAAAGCAGTGCATATCTCCCCGCAGGATTGCTACTGCGTCCTTGACCATAGCAGCGTCATCTTGCTCGCCTTGTAA
- a CDS encoding phosphoglyceromutase (catalyzes the interconversion of 2-phosphoglycerate to 3-phosphoglycerate), with the protein MARLILVRHGQSIWNLQNRFTGWVDVSLSRHGMEEAERVGKRLANERFDVAFTSMLIRAQDTLYEILKQNRFCDQYVRIHEQSREWYEHFIPAPGDLAELKIYTSEKLNERYYGDLQGLNKDKAREQYGHEQVHLWRRSYDVPPPNGESLKMTAERVLPYYHAHIEPELRAGKEVLVSAHGNSLRALVMHIETLSPEEIIQREIPTGTPIIYTFSPNMELKGISVLD; encoded by the coding sequence ATGGCACGTCTTATTTTGGTTCGGCACGGGCAATCAATCTGGAATCTGCAAAACCGGTTTACCGGCTGGGTGGATGTGTCCCTCAGCCGACACGGGATGGAAGAGGCCGAACGGGTGGGCAAACGTTTGGCCAATGAACGTTTCGATGTAGCCTTCACCTCGATGTTGATCCGGGCCCAAGACACCTTATATGAAATTCTCAAACAAAACCGCTTCTGTGATCAATATGTGCGGATTCATGAACAGAGCCGGGAATGGTATGAACATTTCATCCCTGCTCCGGGGGATTTAGCGGAACTGAAAATCTATACATCAGAAAAGCTCAACGAACGCTACTATGGCGATTTGCAGGGATTGAACAAGGATAAGGCGCGCGAGCAGTATGGCCATGAGCAAGTTCATTTGTGGCGCCGCAGTTACGATGTGCCGCCCCCCAATGGCGAGAGCCTGAAGATGACCGCCGAGCGTGTGCTGCCCTATTACCATGCGCATATCGAACCGGAACTGCGGGCTGGCAAGGAAGTGCTGGTCTCAGCCCATGGCAACTCCCTACGCGCGCTTGTCATGCATATTGAGACGCTTTCACCAGAAGAAATCATTCAAAGGGAAATTCCTACCGGCACACCAATTATCTACACCTTTTCTCCTAATATGGAACTGAAAGGAATATCGGTACTGGATTGA
- a CDS encoding ABC transporter ATP-binding protein: MKTEPVIQLRDINNRFDHNLVHQGLSLEVYRGEILGIIGVSGSGKSVLLRTMALLHRPFSGKVRIFGHDAFSLGLEEEKRMRLKLGFMFQNGALFSSLTVFENVRFPLDEHTRLTQRIKSEVVMLKIHLAGLETEAAAKYPRELSGGMVKRAALARTLVLDPAVLFLDEPTSGLDPVTASTFDTLVAELKNMLDLTVVMVTHDLDTLWNTTDRVAFLADRRIVAVAPIQELINHPHPAIMSYFSGRRRQPPQERAWKAK, from the coding sequence ATGAAGACAGAACCGGTGATCCAGTTGCGGGATATCAATAACCGTTTCGATCACAATCTGGTGCACCAGGGCCTGTCGCTGGAAGTGTACCGAGGCGAGATCCTGGGAATCATCGGCGTTTCCGGCAGCGGCAAAAGTGTATTGCTGCGCACCATGGCTTTGCTGCATCGGCCTTTTTCCGGTAAGGTCCGTATCTTCGGCCATGATGCCTTTTCCCTTGGCTTGGAAGAAGAAAAGCGAATGCGGCTAAAATTGGGCTTCATGTTTCAAAATGGCGCCTTGTTCAGCAGTCTGACCGTATTCGAAAATGTCCGTTTTCCCTTGGACGAACATACCCGCCTGACGCAGCGAATCAAAAGTGAAGTGGTGATGCTCAAAATCCATCTAGCAGGCCTAGAAACCGAAGCCGCCGCCAAATATCCCCGTGAGCTTTCCGGCGGGATGGTCAAGCGTGCAGCCCTTGCCCGGACTTTGGTGCTCGACCCGGCCGTATTGTTTCTGGATGAACCCACCTCCGGATTGGACCCTGTCACCGCAAGCACCTTTGATACACTGGTTGCAGAACTCAAAAATATGCTCGATCTGACAGTGGTGATGGTCACCCACGACTTGGATACCTTGTGGAATACCACTGACCGGGTGGCTTTTTTGGCGGACCGGCGTATCGTTGCGGTGGCGCCCATTCAAGAACTGATAAACCATCCGCATCCCGCTATCATGTCTTATTTTTCAGGGCGGCGCCGGCAGCCGCCCCAGGAACGGGCATGGAAAGCAAAGTAA